In the Peromyscus maniculatus bairdii isolate BWxNUB_F1_BW_parent chromosome 20, HU_Pman_BW_mat_3.1, whole genome shotgun sequence genome, one interval contains:
- the Smim45 gene encoding small integral membrane protein 45 isoform X1: protein MSKAAAMPHFLDWFVPVYLVISVLILVGFGACIYYFEPGLQEAHKWRMQRPLVDRDLRKTLMVRDNLAFGGPEV, encoded by the exons atgt CCAAAGCCGCCGCGATGCCGCACTTTCTGGACTGGTTCGTGCCTGTCTACCTGGTCATCTCCGTCCTCATCCTGGTGGGCTTTGGAGCTTGCATCTACTACTTCGAGCCTGGCCTGCAGGAGGCGCACAAGTGGCGCATGCAGCGCCCCCTGGTGGACCGTGATCTCCGCAAGACGCTGATGGTGCGGGACAACCTGGCTTTCGGAGGCCCAGAAGTCTGA
- the Smim45 gene encoding small integral membrane protein 45 isoform X2, whose amino-acid sequence MPHFLDWFVPVYLVISVLILVGFGACIYYFEPGLQEAHKWRMQRPLVDRDLRKTLMVRDNLAFGGPEV is encoded by the coding sequence ATGCCGCACTTTCTGGACTGGTTCGTGCCTGTCTACCTGGTCATCTCCGTCCTCATCCTGGTGGGCTTTGGAGCTTGCATCTACTACTTCGAGCCTGGCCTGCAGGAGGCGCACAAGTGGCGCATGCAGCGCCCCCTGGTGGACCGTGATCTCCGCAAGACGCTGATGGTGCGGGACAACCTGGCTTTCGGAGGCCCAGAAGTCTGA